One Patescibacteria group bacterium DNA window includes the following coding sequences:
- a CDS encoding FecR family protein yields the protein MKTKIIISLAFLISFLFLANSASAYTAIKRGVAHGTFMLQGYSGLETPGTLTFYNLGSMAEESSLSYVDDAFISTDEKGYYDYVTLKGKFSGGPNGVATFTTAEDFTFSVPLKDGRIFELSIPGVQVHMTVSDPSIFVSEDEYVPEEYDPDAPLEDSGVKISHRNGQVEIACPPDFDSWDVLKPGRIIYAHCHIKTAEDSTVNLDFPDMTTFKMRPETEIVIDAIPKQSKIGLLFGGIWANVKKMAKDGTMEVHGSQAVAGIKGTTFIMEENEAGTKLKVIEGVVAFTAKANNESRDIAAGQEVTAAIGRLGETVKFDIEADNALWAMPAANNEMKTDEAVAKTTGTTKTKFIIGGPIAALLIIVISVLVIKKK from the coding sequence ATGAAGACAAAAATAATAATTTCCTTGGCTTTTTTAATCTCATTCCTGTTTTTAGCAAATTCGGCTTCGGCGTACACTGCAATCAAAAGAGGCGTGGCCCACGGCACATTTATGCTCCAAGGCTACAGCGGGCTGGAAACGCCGGGCACTCTGACGTTTTATAATTTAGGCAGTATGGCCGAAGAGTCTTCTCTGTCATATGTTGATGATGCCTTTATCTCTACGGATGAAAAAGGCTATTACGATTATGTCACCCTTAAAGGAAAATTTTCCGGCGGACCGAACGGCGTAGCGACGTTCACTACGGCTGAAGATTTCACGTTCAGCGTGCCGTTAAAAGACGGCCGTATTTTTGAATTGAGTATCCCGGGAGTACAAGTCCATATGACCGTGAGCGATCCGTCTATTTTCGTATCCGAAGACGAATATGTTCCTGAAGAATATGACCCCGATGCTCCGCTGGAAGATTCGGGCGTTAAGATAAGCCATCGCAACGGCCAGGTGGAAATTGCCTGCCCCCCTGATTTTGACAGCTGGGATGTTTTAAAGCCGGGGAGAATTATTTACGCGCATTGCCATATTAAAACAGCCGAAGACAGCACGGTAAATCTTGATTTTCCGGACATGACGACTTTTAAAATGCGCCCGGAAACAGAAATTGTGATTGACGCCATTCCGAAGCAAAGCAAGATAGGTTTATTATTCGGCGGAATCTGGGCTAATGTTAAAAAAATGGCTAAAGATGGCACCATGGAAGTTCACGGAAGCCAAGCCGTAGCAGGCATTAAAGGCACAACTTTTATAATGGAAGAAAACGAAGCCGGGACAAAACTAAAAGTTATTGAGGGGGTAGTCGCTTTTACCGCCAAAGCCAATAACGAATCCCGCGATATCGCGGCCGGGCAAGAGGTAACCGCGGCAATCGGCAGGCTTGGCGAAACCGTCAAATTTGATATTGAAGCGGACAACGCGCTTTGGGCTATGCCGGCGGCAAATAATGAAATGAAAACTGACGAAGCCGTCGCGAAAACTACCGGAACCACGAAAACAAAATTTATAATCGGCGGCCCAATCGCGGCCCTGCTGATAATCGTAATTTCCGTCTTGGTAATAAAGAAAAAATAA
- a CDS encoding cysteine hydrolase → MKKALLIIDLQQDLFKEGLLAEHRQKLAASVNELVDVAHELNVPVIWVRQEYKADLSDAPLYNKKNNKPTTIEGTEGCQLLPELHRKKDDHEIIKKRYSAFFNTGLHNLLGRLDIDTLVITGINTMTCVRTTAIDAYQHDYEVILALDGVDAYDVEQHENSIKYLQYAVARGMHNNEIAELMRSQSDTTPNTR, encoded by the coding sequence ATGAAAAAAGCGCTTTTAATAATTGATTTACAGCAGGACTTATTTAAAGAAGGTTTGCTTGCAGAACACCGGCAAAAGTTGGCAGCTTCTGTAAACGAGCTGGTTGATGTTGCCCACGAATTGAATGTTCCTGTTATTTGGGTTCGTCAAGAATATAAAGCTGACCTTTCGGATGCGCCTCTTTACAACAAAAAAAATAATAAACCAACAACTATTGAGGGAACCGAAGGTTGCCAACTTTTGCCTGAACTTCATCGAAAAAAAGACGACCATGAAATCATTAAAAAAAGGTATAGCGCTTTTTTCAATACTGGTTTACATAATCTCCTTGGGCGGCTGGATATTGATACTTTAGTTATCACCGGCATCAACACTATGACATGCGTTCGCACTACCGCCATAGACGCATATCAACATGATTACGAAGTTATTCTCGCCCTAGATGGTGTTGACGCCTATGATGTCGAGCAGCATGAAAATTCTATCAAATATTTGCAGTATGCAGTCGCCCGAGGAATGCATAATAATGAGATTGCGGAGTTGATGCGATCGCAATCAGATACAACGCCTAACACGCGATAA
- a CDS encoding methyltransferase domain-containing protein, translated as MKYFFILGSNPTLSLAELAAIFHDGRLSLVQKNIAILEISQEIKAKIIKKIGGVIKFGAVHGELFSFNPKDILKSMASFSKPEKSESKFNFGISFYGKAKINIKILGMEFKKLLKQAGLNSRWVISREPTLSSVVVEQNKLTSDRGVEIVMIEFNKKLFLGKTIAVQPFKELSFRDYGRPARDDRSGMLPPKLAQIMINLALAPSPSKGEGGGEVTILDPFCGSGTIITEALLMGFKNIIGADISNRALNDTKTNFVWIQSNFQISTLNFKLFNADATQISKKIAPNSVNAIITEPYLGPQNSGFEIAKVVKELEQLYSKSLKEFKKILKPAGRIVMIWPVFKVNHLSLRGSASDRSNLTDSVPRKTLNPDIVGLKIVNPIPANLQKNIFLKLTSRETMVYGREEQRVWREIVILEKQN; from the coding sequence ATGAAATATTTCTTCATTTTAGGCTCTAACCCGACTCTTTCCCTGGCTGAACTGGCGGCCATTTTTCATGATGGCCGACTTTCATTGGTTCAAAAAAATATCGCGATTTTAGAAATTAGCCAAGAAATAAAGGCTAAAATTATTAAAAAAATAGGCGGCGTCATAAAATTCGGAGCTGTTCATGGCGAGTTATTTTCATTCAATCCTAAAGATATTTTAAAATCCATGGCCAGTTTTTCCAAGCCGGAAAAAAGCGAGTCAAAATTTAATTTTGGCATTTCTTTTTACGGCAAAGCCAAGATTAACATAAAAATTTTAGGCATGGAATTTAAAAAACTGCTTAAGCAGGCGGGCCTAAACAGCCGCTGGGTTATAAGCCGCGAGCCGACTTTATCCAGCGTTGTTGTAGAACAAAACAAATTGACCAGCGACCGCGGCGTGGAAATCGTCATGATTGAATTTAATAAAAAATTATTTCTGGGAAAAACCATAGCCGTCCAGCCGTTTAAAGAATTATCCTTCCGCGATTACGGCCGGCCGGCGCGCGACGACCGTTCCGGCATGCTGCCGCCTAAGCTGGCGCAGATTATGATAAATCTGGCATTAGCCCCCTCTCCTTCTAAAGGAGAGGGCGGGGGTGAGGTTACCATTTTAGATCCGTTCTGCGGTTCGGGCACGATTATCACCGAGGCTCTGCTGATGGGATTTAAGAATATAATCGGCGCGGACATCTCAAATAGAGCGTTAAATGATACAAAAACCAATTTTGTCTGGATTCAATCTAACTTTCAAATTTCAACTTTAAACTTTAAACTTTTTAATGCCGATGCAACTCAAATTTCAAAAAAAATTGCGCCAAATTCGGTTAACGCTATTATCACCGAGCCATATTTAGGCCCGCAAAATAGCGGATTTGAAATCGCCAAAGTAGTTAAAGAACTTGAACAGCTTTATTCAAAAAGCTTAAAGGAATTTAAAAAAATTTTAAAGCCCGCCGGCCGAATCGTTATGATCTGGCCGGTGTTTAAGGTAAACCACTTGTCATTGCGAGGGAGCGCCAGCGACCGAAGCAATCTCACGGACTCGGTTCCAAGAAAAACTCTCAACCCCGATATAGTTGGCCTAAAAATCGTCAACCCTATTCCGGCCAATCTGCAAAAAAATATTTTTCTAAAATTAACCAGCCGCGAAACCATGGTTTACGGCCGTGAAGAGCAGAGAGTCTGGCGGGAAATAGTAATATTAGAAAAACAAAATTAG
- the rpsF gene encoding 30S ribosomal protein S6 produces MSKVKSGETPHYELLYIISNKFSEDEVKPIIAKVNSLIVNNQGKITLAEDLGKKRLSYPIKGFRYGYYLLAEFDLAGENLINVDRALRLMNEVLRHQIITKTVKTAEQIAQDKKIAEKIAARNLKEEKEVKEKIKETDKEKVDLKDLDEKLDKILETDDLL; encoded by the coding sequence ATGTCAAAAGTAAAATCAGGCGAGACGCCTCATTACGAATTGCTCTACATAATTTCCAACAAGTTCAGCGAAGACGAGGTAAAACCAATTATAGCCAAAGTAAATTCTTTGATTGTAAATAATCAGGGAAAAATAACTTTGGCTGAAGATTTGGGCAAAAAAAGATTGTCTTATCCGATTAAAGGCTTCCGCTACGGCTATTATCTTTTAGCCGAGTTTGATTTGGCCGGAGAAAATTTAATTAATGTTGACCGCGCTTTGCGCCTGATGAATGAAGTTTTAAGGCATCAGATTATTACCAAGACGGTAAAAACCGCGGAGCAGATTGCCCAGGATAAAAAAATTGCCGAGAAAATCGCGGCCAGGAACCTTAAAGAAGAAAAAGAGGTTAAAGAGAAAATTAAAGAAACGGATAAAGAAAAAGTTGATTTAAAAGATTTGGATGAAAAGCTTGATAAAATTTTAGAAACCGACGATTTATTATAA
- a CDS encoding single-stranded DNA-binding protein, with protein MNLNKAMVIGNLTRDPEIRTTPTGQTVASFSVATNYVWTDQSGQKRDKAEFHNIVAWRRLAEICGQYLKKGSKIYLEGRMQTRDWVGQDGVKRYRMEIIAENMIMLDRAGAGSSINRSEEAPLPSEPVIDVEEAVGMGESKESEEEIRVENIPF; from the coding sequence ATGAATTTAAACAAAGCCATGGTCATTGGCAATTTGACCCGAGACCCGGAAATTAGAACTACGCCAACCGGGCAGACGGTAGCTTCGTTTTCCGTCGCTACCAATTACGTTTGGACCGATCAATCAGGGCAAAAAAGGGATAAAGCGGAGTTCCATAACATTGTCGCCTGGAGAAGACTGGCTGAAATTTGCGGCCAATATTTAAAAAAAGGCTCAAAAATTTACCTTGAAGGCAGAATGCAGACTCGCGATTGGGTCGGCCAGGACGGAGTTAAGCGCTACCGCATGGAGATTATCGCCGAGAATATGATTATGTTGGATCGCGCCGGCGCTGGCAGTTCAATCAACCGCTCGGAAGAAGCGCCGCTGCCAAGCGAACCGGTAATTGATGTTGAAGAAGCCGTCGGCATGGGCGAGAGCAAAGAGAGCGAAGAAGAAATTAGAGTTGAAAATATACCATTTTAA
- the rpsR gene encoding 30S ribosomal protein S18 has product MEDAIKKEKKCHFCANNVKDIDYKDANLLRRFINSYGKILPKKRTGTCSKHQRKLAISIKRARVMAILPFTNK; this is encoded by the coding sequence ATGGAAGATGCAATAAAAAAAGAAAAAAAATGCCATTTTTGCGCGAATAACGTCAAAGATATTGATTATAAAGACGCTAATTTACTGCGCCGTTTTATAAATTCTTATGGTAAGATTTTACCCAAGAAAAGAACCGGCACCTGCTCAAAACATCAGCGCAAATTAGCAATTTCTATTAAGCGCGCGCGAGTTATGGCCATTTTGCCGTTCACTAATAAATAA
- the efp gene encoding elongation factor P, translating into MLSLNEIKIGALLKIADEPYAVIKADHHKMGRGGAVLKTKLKNLLNGNVIEKTFQGNDKAEEAETETNQANYLYKTDAEACFMNNESFEQFNLPLEQIGGKMKFLKESTDVDILYFQGNPVSLKLPIKISLKVTSSPPGVKGNSAGNVTKTVQLETGAQINAPMFINEGDMVIVNTDTGEYVSRA; encoded by the coding sequence ATGCTAAGCTTAAATGAAATTAAAATTGGCGCTTTGCTTAAAATTGCCGATGAGCCTTACGCGGTTATTAAAGCCGATCATCATAAGATGGGGCGGGGCGGGGCGGTTTTAAAGACTAAATTAAAAAATTTGCTTAATGGCAATGTTATAGAAAAAACTTTTCAAGGCAATGATAAGGCCGAAGAAGCCGAGACCGAAACCAACCAAGCGAATTATTTATATAAAACCGACGCCGAGGCTTGTTTTATGAATAATGAAAGTTTTGAGCAGTTTAATTTGCCTTTAGAGCAGATCGGCGGCAAGATGAAATTTTTAAAAGAAAGCACGGATGTTGACATATTATATTTTCAAGGCAATCCGGTTTCTTTAAAATTGCCCATCAAAATTTCCCTTAAGGTAACTAGCTCGCCTCCGGGGGTTAAAGGCAATTCGGCCGGCAATGTCACTAAAACGGTTCAGCTTGAAACCGGAGCGCAAATTAACGCGCCTATGTTCATAAACGAAGGCGATATGGTAATTGTGAACACTGATACTGGAGAATATGTCAGCCGGGCGTAA